The proteins below are encoded in one region of Lates calcarifer isolate ASB-BC8 unplaced genomic scaffold, TLL_Latcal_v3 scaffold_37_80, whole genome shotgun sequence:
- the LOC108874537 gene encoding transcription factor 7 produces the protein MLYMKEMRHKVLQEGRERESAAINRILGRRWHALSQSEQSKYYDLAQKERLLHMQLYPGWSARDNYGKRKRKRSQQPSGSCSSWTLTAE, from the exons ATGCTCTACATGAAGGAGATGAGACACAAAGTGCTGCAGGAGGGACGTGAGCGAGAGAGCGCCGCCATCAACCGCATCCTGGGACGCCGG tgGCACGCTCTGTCGCAGTCTGAACAGTCCAAATATTACGATCTGGCCCAGAAGGAGAGACTGCTCCACATGCAGCTTTACCCCGGGTGGTCGGCCAGAGATAACTAC ggtaaaaggaaaaggaagcGGAGCCAGCAGCCTTCAGGGAGCTGCTCCAG ctggaCTCTGACGGCTGAATGA